A section of the Halostella salina genome encodes:
- the pheA gene encoding prephenate dehydratase: MQAVTLGPEGTYSHRAATAVADEVEFRESVAGIVEAVASGKFPRGVVPIENSIEGSVTETLDALADHEVAVVREIVTPIRHGLLAQGPEFSVVASHSQALAQCREYLEAEYPSAKLEATASTARGIQRAREDPNVAAIGHPDNSGGDLQVLAEDIQDRTSNATRFFVLAPSGDRSEAGGKSSVIVYPNANYPGLLLELLEPFAERDINLTRVESRPSGERLGDYVFHIDVAAGLYEDRTQDALEVLDAIAEDGWVRRLGSYDSEHVLY, translated from the coding sequence ATGCAAGCAGTCACGCTCGGTCCCGAGGGGACGTACTCCCACCGCGCGGCGACCGCCGTCGCCGACGAGGTGGAGTTCCGCGAGTCCGTCGCGGGCATCGTCGAGGCCGTCGCCAGCGGGAAGTTCCCCCGCGGCGTCGTGCCGATCGAGAACAGCATCGAGGGGAGCGTCACCGAGACGCTGGACGCGCTGGCCGACCACGAGGTCGCCGTCGTCCGGGAGATCGTCACGCCGATCCGGCACGGCCTGCTCGCGCAGGGCCCGGAGTTCTCCGTCGTCGCCAGCCACTCGCAGGCGCTGGCCCAGTGCCGGGAGTACCTGGAGGCGGAGTACCCCTCCGCGAAACTGGAGGCGACCGCCAGCACGGCGCGGGGCATCCAGCGCGCCCGGGAGGACCCGAACGTGGCCGCCATCGGCCACCCCGACAACTCGGGGGGCGACCTGCAGGTGCTCGCCGAGGACATCCAGGACCGGACCTCCAACGCGACTCGGTTTTTCGTCCTCGCGCCGTCGGGGGACCGGTCGGAAGCGGGCGGGAAAAGCTCCGTCATCGTCTACCCGAACGCCAACTACCCCGGCCTGCTGCTGGAACTGCTCGAACCGTTCGCCGAGCGCGACATCAACCTCACGCGCGTCGAGTCCCGCCCCAGCGGCGAGCGGCTCGGTGACTACGTGTTCCACATCGACGTGGCCGCCGGGCTGTACGAGGACCGTACCCAGGACGCCCTTGAGGTGCTCGACGCGATCGCCGAGGACGGCTGGGTCCGCCGGCTCGGCTCCTACGACAGCGAACACGTCCTGTACTGA
- a CDS encoding ornithine cyclodeaminase family protein, producing the protein METLLLNGDAVDENARMGEVIRAVESAFAAYERGDVQMPAKSYIELPRYNGDFRSMPAYMDAGDWDAAGVKWVNVHPDNPADHDLPTVMGTMIYSDPETAYPLALMDGTELTMKRTGAAAAVATDHLAVADATTLGIVGAGVQSYTQLEAIAEVRPIEEVVVADKDPDRVDAFRAEFADRFTVTEGSIADAAACDVLSTVTPVRDPIVAAEDLGEHTHVNAMGADAAGKQELETAVLQSAKVVIDDHEQCTHSGEVNVPWSEGAIGDDDIYGEIGEIVVGDKAGRTADDGVTVFDSTGLAIQDVAAAHVVYAEAEQAGNGYPFELI; encoded by the coding sequence ATGGAGACGCTGCTGCTGAACGGCGACGCGGTCGACGAGAACGCGCGGATGGGCGAGGTCATCCGTGCGGTGGAGTCCGCGTTCGCCGCCTACGAGCGCGGCGACGTACAGATGCCCGCGAAGTCCTACATCGAACTGCCGCGGTACAACGGCGACTTCCGGTCGATGCCGGCGTACATGGACGCGGGCGACTGGGACGCCGCCGGCGTCAAGTGGGTCAACGTCCACCCGGACAACCCCGCGGACCACGACCTGCCGACGGTGATGGGGACGATGATCTACTCCGACCCCGAGACGGCGTACCCCCTCGCGCTCATGGACGGTACCGAACTGACGATGAAGCGGACCGGCGCGGCCGCCGCCGTCGCGACCGACCACCTCGCCGTCGCGGACGCCACCACGCTCGGCATCGTCGGTGCGGGCGTCCAGTCGTACACGCAACTGGAGGCGATCGCGGAGGTTCGCCCCATCGAGGAGGTCGTCGTCGCCGACAAGGACCCCGACCGCGTCGACGCGTTCCGCGCCGAGTTCGCGGACCGCTTCACCGTCACCGAGGGATCGATCGCCGACGCCGCCGCCTGCGACGTGCTGTCGACGGTGACGCCGGTGCGGGACCCCATCGTCGCCGCCGAGGACCTCGGCGAGCACACCCACGTCAACGCGATGGGGGCCGACGCCGCGGGCAAGCAGGAACTGGAGACCGCCGTCCTCCAGTCCGCGAAAGTGGTCATCGACGACCACGAGCAGTGCACCCACTCCGGCGAGGTCAACGTCCCCTGGAGCGAGGGCGCGATCGGCGACGACGACATCTACGGCGAGATCGGCGAGATCGTCGTCGGCGACAAGGCCGGCCGCACCGCCGACGACGGCGTCACCGTCTTCGACTCGACGGGGCTGGCCATTCAGGACGTTGCGGCCGCCCACGTGGTCTATGCCGAGGCCGAGCAGGCGGGCAACGGCTACCCGTTCGAGCTGATCTGA
- a CDS encoding DUF7535 family protein, protein MSDSDDDPALPRKVLRTATPPYAGHEDREMNVIGWSVFLGMVVLLVPLLPFILILWVLTKLLDRAVEE, encoded by the coding sequence ATGAGCGACTCCGACGACGACCCCGCGCTTCCGAGGAAGGTCCTCCGTACGGCGACGCCGCCCTACGCCGGCCATGAGGACCGCGAGATGAACGTCATCGGGTGGAGCGTCTTCCTCGGGATGGTGGTCCTGCTGGTGCCGCTGCTGCCCTTTATCCTGATCCTGTGGGTCCTCACGAAGCTGCTGGACCGGGCGGTAGAGGAGTAG
- a CDS encoding KH domain-containing protein, giving the protein MQHVKIPQDRIGVLIGEGGETMREIENRAEVRLDIDSENGSVGIDKTGDPIRGLKGPDIVRAIGRGFKPETALTLLDDEMMMFDLVDIDAVARNKSDLKRKKGRLIGENGRTRELMEELTGASVVIYGSTLGVIGDPEQVEIVREAAEMILDGAPHGSVYAFLERKHNELKRRGMEYHQFPG; this is encoded by the coding sequence ATGCAGCACGTGAAGATTCCGCAGGACCGCATCGGCGTGCTCATCGGCGAGGGCGGTGAGACGATGCGCGAGATCGAAAACCGGGCGGAGGTGCGACTCGACATCGACTCCGAGAACGGTTCGGTCGGCATCGACAAGACCGGCGACCCCATCCGCGGCCTGAAAGGCCCCGACATCGTCAGAGCCATCGGCCGCGGCTTCAAGCCCGAGACCGCGCTGACGCTGCTCGACGACGAGATGATGATGTTCGACCTCGTCGACATCGACGCGGTCGCCCGGAACAAGAGCGACCTGAAGCGCAAGAAGGGCCGGCTCATCGGCGAGAACGGCCGGACCCGGGAGCTGATGGAGGAGCTCACCGGCGCGTCGGTCGTCATCTACGGCTCGACGCTCGGCGTCATCGGCGACCCCGAGCAGGTCGAGATCGTGCGCGAGGCCGCCGAGATGATCCTCGACGGTGCGCCTCACGGCTCCGTCTACGCGTTCCTCGAACGCAAGCACAACGAACTCAAGCGCCGCGGGATGGAGTACCACCAGTTCCCCGGGTAG
- the leuS gene encoding leucine--tRNA ligase — translation MSDESYDHAAVEARWQEAWDDAAVYRTPDDVEDPTYVLGMYPYPSGKLHMGHVRNYTITDAYARYRRMRGDDVLHPMGWDAFGLPAENAAKERDTNPRDWTFDCIDTMKGQMESMGFGYDWDREVATCTPDYYKWNQWFFRRFHESGLVDQRDADVNWCPSCETVLADEQVEGEEELCWRCDNPVEQRELSQWFLQITEYADELVDYIDELEGWPDSVRQMQRNWIGRQYGTRLPFAVGDADDPERHGTVEAFTTRADTVFGATFFALAPDHPIAEELAAEDDAVHQFVHHEADPDGDEPNGVETDLVATNPVTGDELPVFVADFVLSDVGTGALMGVPGHDDRDHEFASKMGVDIDPVVAPEPEDWDGESVPDAPDVSESAFTDDGVLVNSGKYSGLDSETARERITADTEGAEEATQYRLRDWGISRQRYWGTPIPVVHCDDCGPVLVPEDDLPVELPEFVNTTGNPLDAAEEWKQTTCPDCGGDAVRETDTMDTFVDSSWYFLRYVSPDLEDAPFDQPQANDWMPVDQYVGGIEHAVMHLLYSRFFTKVIADEEGLEHREPFTNLLAQGMVQLEGEAMSKSKGNTVSPQRIVEEYGADTARLFMMQAAQPERDFDWTEEGVRSTYRFLTRLKKLVEAFDSEDADGEARTASERSSGDEPRDGDRDAVAEYVASETEAAVAVATEEYDDLTFNVALRQAQDLVGTLRSYRDYADDVHAETFERGLNVAVRLLAPVVPHLAEELYDELGGEGFVAEADWPGAEADRETVRERRNLVENTREDVRQIVDVAGIDDPERIDVVVTPEWKYDALSIAVESDADNLISELMGEAHIREQGDAAASYGQDLQAEREALSLTLDPETEYESLVAAAWLIEREFDAPVRVVRAAEADDDVATKAEPGRPAIDIVE, via the coding sequence ATGAGCGACGAGAGTTACGACCACGCGGCGGTGGAAGCCCGCTGGCAGGAGGCGTGGGACGACGCGGCGGTGTACCGGACGCCGGACGACGTCGAGGACCCCACCTACGTCCTCGGCATGTATCCCTACCCGTCCGGGAAGCTCCACATGGGGCACGTCCGGAACTACACGATCACGGACGCGTACGCCCGGTATCGACGGATGCGCGGCGACGACGTGCTCCACCCGATGGGGTGGGACGCATTCGGCCTCCCCGCCGAGAACGCCGCCAAGGAGCGTGACACGAACCCCCGCGACTGGACGTTCGACTGCATCGACACGATGAAGGGGCAGATGGAGTCGATGGGCTTCGGCTACGACTGGGACCGCGAGGTCGCCACCTGCACGCCCGACTACTACAAGTGGAACCAGTGGTTCTTCCGGCGGTTCCACGAGTCCGGGCTGGTCGACCAGCGGGACGCCGACGTGAACTGGTGTCCCTCCTGCGAGACGGTGCTGGCCGACGAGCAGGTCGAGGGCGAGGAGGAGCTGTGCTGGCGGTGTGACAACCCCGTCGAGCAGCGCGAGCTCTCCCAGTGGTTCCTGCAGATCACCGAGTACGCCGACGAGCTGGTCGACTACATCGACGAGCTGGAGGGGTGGCCCGACTCCGTCCGGCAGATGCAGCGCAACTGGATCGGCCGGCAGTACGGCACCCGCCTGCCGTTCGCGGTCGGCGACGCCGACGACCCCGAGCGACACGGCACCGTCGAGGCGTTCACGACGCGGGCCGACACCGTCTTCGGCGCGACGTTCTTCGCGCTGGCTCCCGACCACCCCATCGCCGAGGAACTCGCCGCCGAGGACGATGCCGTCCACCAGTTCGTCCACCACGAGGCCGACCCGGACGGCGACGAGCCCAACGGCGTCGAGACGGATCTGGTCGCCACCAACCCCGTGACGGGCGACGAACTGCCCGTCTTCGTCGCGGACTTCGTCCTCTCGGACGTCGGCACCGGCGCGCTGATGGGCGTGCCCGGTCACGACGACCGGGACCACGAGTTCGCGTCGAAGATGGGCGTCGACATCGACCCCGTCGTCGCGCCCGAGCCCGAGGACTGGGACGGCGAGTCGGTCCCGGACGCACCGGACGTCTCCGAGAGCGCGTTCACCGACGACGGCGTGCTCGTGAACTCCGGCAAGTATTCCGGACTGGACAGCGAGACCGCCCGCGAGCGCATCACCGCGGACACCGAGGGCGCGGAGGAAGCGACCCAGTACCGCCTGCGCGACTGGGGCATCTCCCGCCAGCGCTACTGGGGGACGCCGATCCCGGTCGTCCACTGCGACGACTGCGGCCCAGTGCTGGTCCCCGAGGACGACCTGCCGGTCGAACTGCCCGAGTTCGTCAACACGACGGGGAACCCGCTGGACGCCGCCGAGGAGTGGAAGCAGACGACCTGTCCGGACTGCGGCGGCGACGCCGTCCGCGAGACGGACACGATGGACACGTTCGTCGACTCCTCGTGGTACTTCCTGCGGTACGTCTCGCCGGATCTGGAGGACGCGCCGTTCGACCAGCCACAGGCCAACGACTGGATGCCGGTCGACCAGTACGTCGGCGGCATCGAGCACGCGGTGATGCACCTCCTGTACTCCCGCTTCTTCACGAAGGTTATCGCCGACGAGGAGGGGCTGGAGCACCGCGAGCCGTTCACGAACCTGCTGGCGCAGGGGATGGTTCAGCTGGAGGGCGAGGCGATGTCGAAGTCGAAGGGCAACACCGTCTCCCCCCAGCGCATCGTCGAGGAGTACGGCGCGGACACCGCCCGCCTGTTCATGATGCAGGCGGCCCAGCCCGAACGGGACTTCGACTGGACCGAGGAGGGCGTCCGCTCGACGTACCGCTTCCTGACGCGGCTGAAGAAGCTGGTCGAGGCGTTCGATAGCGAGGACGCCGACGGCGAGGCGCGGACCGCCTCGGAACGGTCGAGCGGCGACGAGCCGCGAGACGGCGACCGCGACGCCGTCGCCGAGTACGTCGCGAGCGAGACGGAGGCGGCCGTCGCCGTGGCGACCGAGGAGTACGACGACCTGACGTTCAACGTCGCGCTCCGCCAGGCCCAGGACCTGGTCGGCACGCTGCGGAGCTACCGCGACTACGCCGACGACGTGCACGCCGAGACGTTCGAGCGCGGGCTGAACGTCGCGGTGCGCCTGCTCGCGCCCGTCGTTCCCCACCTCGCGGAGGAACTGTACGACGAACTCGGCGGCGAGGGGTTCGTCGCGGAGGCCGACTGGCCCGGGGCCGAGGCGGACCGCGAGACGGTCCGGGAGCGCCGGAACCTCGTGGAGAACACCCGGGAGGACGTGCGCCAGATCGTCGACGTGGCGGGCATCGACGACCCCGAGCGGATCGACGTGGTCGTCACGCCCGAGTGGAAGTACGACGCCCTGTCCATCGCCGTCGAGAGCGACGCCGACAACCTGATCTCCGAACTGATGGGCGAGGCCCACATCCGCGAGCAGGGCGACGCCGCGGCGTCCTACGGGCAGGACCTGCAGGCAGAGCGCGAGGCGCTGTCGCTCACGCTCGACCCCGAGACGGAGTACGAGTCGCTCGTGGCCGCCGCGTGGCTGATCGAGCGCGAGTTCGACGCGCCGGTCCGCGTCGTCCGCGCCGCGGAGGCCGACGACGACGTGGCGACCAAGGCCGAACCCGGGCGTCCGGCCATCGACATCGTCGAGTAG
- a CDS encoding Hsp20/alpha crystallin family protein, translated as MQRNPFDDVQELLDRMSRQAEEGILRGAGADLRSVAVDVAERDDEFVVTADLPGYEADDIDLTVADDRLRLSAERSEERAVEGDDGARYHRRERRRQSANRTVRLPDAVDENAVSATHENGVLTVTLPKREEPSDGRRIDIG; from the coding sequence ATGCAACGCAACCCGTTCGACGACGTTCAGGAGCTTCTCGACCGGATGAGCCGGCAGGCCGAGGAGGGGATCCTCCGCGGGGCCGGCGCGGACCTGCGGAGCGTCGCGGTCGACGTGGCCGAGCGCGACGACGAGTTCGTCGTGACCGCGGACCTGCCGGGGTACGAGGCCGACGACATCGACCTCACCGTCGCCGACGACCGCCTCCGCCTGTCGGCGGAGCGGTCCGAGGAACGGGCGGTCGAGGGGGACGACGGCGCGCGCTACCACCGCCGCGAGCGCCGCCGACAGTCGGCGAATCGAACCGTCCGACTGCCCGACGCGGTCGACGAGAACGCCGTCTCGGCGACCCACGAGAACGGCGTCCTCACCGTGACGCTGCCGAAGCGCGAGGAACCGTCCGACGGCCGCCGGATCGACATCGGCTGA
- the thsA gene encoding thermosome subunit alpha, translated as MGNQPLIVLSEDSQRTSGKDAQSMNITAGQAVSEAVRTTLGPKGMDKMLVDSTGDVVVTNDGVTILKEMDIEHPAANMIVEVAETQEDEVGDGTTSAVVVAGELLSQAEDLLDQDIHATTLAQGYRQAAEEAKEILEDVAIEVDEDDTEILTQIASTAMTGKGAESARDLLAELVVDAVRAVADEDGIDTDNIKVEKVVGGSIENSELVEGVIVDKERVHENMPYFVEDANVAVLDDALEVKETEIDAEVNVTDPDQLQQFLDQEEEQLKEMVDTLADVGADVVFAEDGIDDMAQHYLAEEGIIAARRVKSSDADKLARATGARVVGNLDDIEADDLGFAGSVAQKDVGGDQRLFVEDVEDAKSVSLILRGGTEHVVDEVERAIEDSLGVVRVTLEDGQVLPGGGAPETELALQLRQFADSVGGREQLAVEAFADALEVNPRTLAENAGLDPIDSLVDLRSQHDGGDTAAGLDAYSGDIIDMEEEGVVEPLRVKTQAIESATEAAVMILRIDDVIAAGDLSGGQVDPDDGGDDGGPGAGGPGGGMGGGMGGMGGMGGMGGAM; from the coding sequence ATGGGCAACCAGCCACTCATTGTACTTTCCGAGGACAGCCAGCGAACCTCCGGAAAGGACGCACAGTCGATGAACATCACGGCCGGGCAGGCCGTCTCCGAGGCCGTTCGGACCACACTCGGTCCGAAAGGGATGGACAAGATGCTCGTCGATTCGACGGGCGACGTGGTCGTCACGAACGACGGCGTCACCATCCTCAAGGAGATGGACATCGAGCACCCGGCGGCCAACATGATCGTCGAGGTCGCCGAGACCCAGGAGGACGAGGTCGGCGACGGCACCACGAGCGCCGTCGTCGTCGCCGGTGAGCTCCTGAGTCAGGCCGAGGACCTGCTGGACCAGGACATCCACGCCACCACGCTGGCCCAGGGGTACCGTCAGGCCGCCGAGGAGGCAAAGGAGATCCTCGAGGACGTCGCGATCGAGGTCGACGAGGACGACACCGAGATCCTCACCCAGATCGCCTCCACGGCGATGACCGGCAAGGGCGCGGAGAGCGCCCGCGACCTGCTGGCCGAACTCGTCGTCGACGCGGTCCGCGCGGTCGCCGACGAGGACGGCATCGACACGGACAACATCAAGGTCGAGAAGGTCGTCGGCGGCTCCATCGAGAACTCCGAGCTCGTCGAGGGCGTCATCGTCGACAAGGAGCGCGTCCACGAGAACATGCCTTACTTCGTCGAGGACGCCAACGTCGCCGTGCTCGACGACGCGCTGGAGGTCAAGGAGACCGAGATCGACGCCGAGGTCAACGTCACCGACCCCGACCAGCTCCAGCAGTTCCTCGACCAGGAGGAGGAGCAGCTCAAGGAGATGGTCGACACGCTCGCCGACGTCGGCGCGGACGTCGTGTTCGCCGAGGACGGCATCGACGACATGGCCCAGCACTACCTCGCGGAGGAGGGCATCATCGCCGCCCGCCGCGTGAAGTCCAGCGACGCCGACAAGCTCGCCCGCGCGACGGGCGCTCGCGTCGTCGGCAACCTCGACGACATCGAGGCGGACGACCTCGGCTTCGCCGGTAGCGTCGCCCAGAAGGACGTCGGCGGCGACCAGCGCCTCTTCGTCGAGGACGTCGAGGACGCCAAGTCCGTCAGCCTCATCCTGCGCGGCGGCACCGAGCACGTCGTCGACGAGGTCGAGCGCGCCATCGAGGACTCGCTCGGCGTCGTCCGCGTCACGCTCGAGGACGGGCAGGTGCTCCCCGGCGGCGGCGCGCCCGAGACGGAGCTCGCGCTCCAGCTGCGCCAGTTCGCCGACTCCGTCGGCGGCCGCGAGCAGCTCGCCGTCGAGGCGTTCGCCGACGCGCTGGAGGTCAACCCCCGTACCCTCGCCGAGAACGCGGGCCTCGACCCCATCGACTCCCTCGTCGACCTGCGGAGCCAGCACGACGGCGGCGACACCGCCGCCGGCCTCGACGCCTACTCCGGCGACATCATCGACATGGAGGAAGAGGGCGTCGTCGAGCCCCTCCGCGTGAAGACCCAGGCCATCGAGTCCGCCACCGAGGCGGCCGTGATGATCCTCCGCATCGACGACGTCATCGCGGCGGGCGACCTCTCCGGCGGACAGGTCGACCCCGACGACGGCGGCGACGACGGCGGCCCCGGTGCCGGCGGCCCCGGCGGCGGTATGGGCGGCGGCATGGGCGGCATGGGCGGTATGGGTGGCATGGGCGGCGCGATGTAA
- the lpdA gene encoding dihydrolipoyl dehydrogenase, giving the protein MVVGDIATGTDVLVIGAGPGGYVAAIRAGQLDLDVTLVEKDAYGGSCLNHGCIPSKAMITAADVAHEAGNAEEMGVHADPAVDLAKMVEWKDGVVDQLTSGVEKLNKANGVNLIEGRAEFADENSVRVAHGGEGQGSETVEFEHAIIATGSRPIEIPGFSYEDEPVLSSRDALALDSLPDSMVVVGAGYIGMELSTVFAKLGTDVTVVEMLDDVLPGYEDDVKRIVRDRAESLGIDFHFGRTASGWEEVDDGIRVSTETVDEEAAAEADGGAAETFDADKVLVAVGRQPVTDTLNLEAAGIEPNDDGFIETDDRARTEQDHIFAVGDVAGEPMLAHKGSKEGEVAAEVIAGEPAALDYQAVPAAVFTDPEVGTVGLTEAEAEDAGFTPVVGQFPFRASGRALTTGEDEGFVRVVADEDSGFILGAQVVGPEASELIAEFGLAIEMGATLEDVASTVHTHPTLAEGVMEACANALGHAIHALNR; this is encoded by the coding sequence ATGGTCGTCGGAGACATCGCAACAGGAACTGACGTACTGGTGATCGGCGCGGGACCGGGCGGCTACGTGGCCGCCATCCGCGCCGGTCAGTTGGACCTCGACGTGACGCTCGTCGAGAAAGACGCCTACGGCGGGAGCTGCCTGAACCACGGCTGCATCCCGTCGAAGGCCATGATCACGGCGGCGGACGTGGCCCACGAGGCGGGCAACGCCGAGGAGATGGGCGTCCACGCCGACCCCGCGGTCGACCTGGCGAAGATGGTCGAGTGGAAGGACGGCGTGGTCGACCAGCTCACGAGCGGCGTCGAGAAGCTGAACAAGGCGAACGGCGTCAACCTCATCGAGGGGCGGGCGGAGTTCGCCGACGAGAACAGCGTCCGCGTCGCCCACGGCGGCGAGGGGCAGGGCAGCGAGACCGTCGAGTTCGAGCACGCGATCATCGCGACCGGCTCCCGGCCCATCGAGATCCCCGGGTTCTCCTACGAGGACGAGCCGGTGCTCTCCTCGCGGGACGCGCTCGCGCTGGACTCGCTGCCGGACAGCATGGTCGTCGTCGGCGCGGGCTACATCGGGATGGAGCTGTCGACGGTGTTCGCCAAGCTCGGCACCGACGTGACCGTCGTCGAGATGCTGGACGACGTGCTGCCGGGCTACGAGGACGACGTCAAGCGGATCGTCCGCGACCGCGCCGAGTCACTCGGCATCGACTTCCACTTCGGCCGGACCGCGAGCGGCTGGGAGGAAGTCGACGACGGGATCCGCGTGTCGACGGAGACTGTCGACGAGGAGGCCGCTGCGGAAGCGGACGGCGGCGCGGCCGAGACCTTCGACGCCGACAAGGTGCTCGTCGCGGTCGGCCGCCAGCCGGTGACCGACACGCTCAACCTCGAAGCGGCGGGCATCGAGCCGAACGACGACGGCTTCATCGAGACGGACGACCGCGCCCGCACCGAGCAGGACCACATCTTCGCGGTCGGCGACGTGGCCGGCGAGCCGATGCTCGCCCACAAGGGTAGCAAGGAGGGCGAGGTGGCCGCCGAGGTGATCGCCGGCGAACCCGCCGCGCTCGACTATCAGGCGGTCCCCGCCGCGGTCTTTACCGACCCCGAGGTCGGCACCGTCGGGCTCACCGAGGCCGAGGCCGAGGACGCCGGCTTCACCCCCGTCGTCGGCCAGTTCCCGTTCCGCGCCAGCGGCCGGGCGCTGACCACCGGCGAGGACGAGGGGTTCGTCCGCGTCGTCGCCGACGAGGACAGCGGCTTCATCCTCGGCGCGCAGGTCGTCGGCCCCGAGGCGTCGGAGCTGATCGCCGAGTTCGGCCTCGCCATCGAGATGGGCGCGACGCTGGAGGACGTGGCGTCGACGGTCCACACCCACCCCACGCTCGCCGAGGGCGTGATGGAAGCCTGCGCGAACGCGCTGGGGCACGCGATCCACGCGCTGAATCGGTAA
- a CDS encoding winged helix-turn-helix domain-containing protein, producing the protein MTDADAARSPEAAFSLLSNETRFAILRALYDADERSLSFSDLRERTGVRDSGQFNYHLGKLVGVFVREVDDGYALRYAGKQVIGAVLSGAYTRELTVDPVPVDANCFECGASLAATYRNERARVGCTECDLSVTEYGVPPGLVEGYDREDLPHVFDRWIRTQMSQQFAGFCERCLGRIRTTMDDDPDPELGVPGLSHECDRCSFSSVSVVGAAVIDHPAVVAFHHDHGVDLRETPLWDLDWLVSDRHELLSTDPPRVRVVIPLGDEELRVDVDADATVDGYERRSA; encoded by the coding sequence ATGACCGACGCCGACGCCGCCCGGTCCCCCGAAGCGGCGTTCTCGCTGCTGTCGAACGAGACGCGCTTTGCGATCCTCCGGGCGCTGTACGACGCCGACGAACGGTCGCTCTCCTTCTCGGACCTCCGCGAGCGGACCGGCGTGCGAGACAGCGGCCAGTTCAACTACCACCTCGGCAAGCTCGTCGGCGTGTTCGTCCGGGAGGTCGACGACGGCTACGCGCTCCGCTACGCCGGGAAGCAGGTGATCGGCGCGGTGCTCTCGGGCGCGTACACCCGGGAGCTGACGGTCGACCCCGTCCCCGTCGACGCGAACTGCTTCGAGTGTGGCGCGTCGCTCGCGGCGACGTACCGCAACGAGCGCGCCAGGGTCGGCTGTACGGAGTGTGACCTGTCCGTGACGGAGTACGGCGTCCCGCCGGGGCTGGTCGAAGGGTACGACCGCGAGGACCTGCCCCACGTCTTCGACCGGTGGATCCGGACGCAGATGTCACAGCAGTTCGCGGGGTTCTGCGAGCGCTGTCTCGGACGGATACGGACCACGATGGACGACGACCCCGACCCGGAGCTCGGCGTGCCGGGGCTCTCCCACGAGTGCGACCGCTGTTCCTTTTCCTCGGTGTCGGTGGTCGGCGCTGCGGTCATCGACCACCCCGCGGTCGTGGCGTTTCACCACGACCACGGCGTCGACCTCCGGGAGACGCCGCTGTGGGACCTCGACTGGCTCGTCTCCGACCGCCACGAACTCCTGTCGACGGACCCGCCGCGCGTCCGGGTGGTGATCCCGCTCGGCGACGAGGAACTGCGCGTCGACGTCGACGCCGACGCGACCGTCGACGGGTACGAGCGGCGGTCGGCCTGA